The following are from one region of the Capsicum annuum cultivar UCD-10X-F1 chromosome 1, UCD10Xv1.1, whole genome shotgun sequence genome:
- the LOC107840772 gene encoding DELLA protein RGL1, with translation MANVSISNENFSDFQDDQFHLNGYEGGVVVNGIEDPWFEHIDYVDIDSFYSMFGPNNEEDTSDLQVRINLLEDQQQSILDWMQNHFPTNTVMPLQPVQIQSTVEIPGNDDLQTQVPERGKDSNEKPNPFSLASLELLKNYGRLSKNSSEENLSTNALNFEACLGNRHRLSMEEILRVAAERYIQYSTRKLDGLSRFIHPYGSALSGLCMEETRDVELVHHLLAAVEEVNNQQFHLASKLISRCMWVASDSGTPVQRLSFYFAKALEERIHRSTGRYTCTDEDRHLKYIKTKSLGTNATSLTCHQLIPFNQVMQFAAVQTIVENVKSAKKIHLIDFNIRSGIQWIVLIQALAEKGDSPIELLKITAVGSTEKENYEVTGNTLHSFAKSLGLPFSFDIVFVSDMKDFKKESINIETDETVAVYLNFILRTMIPRPDCLDNLMKVVRSIRPTVIVVGEVEANHNSPSFLNRFIETLFFYSAFFDCFEDCMDRDSPCRTTIEEVYFGEGVRNIVAAEGEDRFTRNVKLEVWRAFFERFGMMEEELSESSWYQADLILKQFAQSSSCDLHKDGKGLIIGWKGTPIHSLSIWKFL, from the exons ATGGCCAACGTCTCGATCTCCAATGAAAATTTTAGTGATTTCCAGGATGATCAGTTTCATCTTAATGGATATGAGGGAGGTGTAGTGGTCAATGGCATCGAAGATCCTTGGTTTGAACATATAGattatgtagatattgattcttttTACTCCATGTTTGGCCCTAACAATGAAGAGGATACATCTGATCTACAAGTTAGAATCAACTTACTGGAAGATCAGCAACAAAGTATATTAGATTGGATGCAAAATCACTTCCCCACCAACACAGTCATGCCCTTGCAACCTGTCCAAATCCAATCCACTGTTGAAATACCAGGCAATGATGATCTCCAGACTCAAGTACCAGAACGTGGTAAAGACAGCAATGAAAAACCAAATCCATTTTCTTTAGCATCTTTGGAGCTACTGAAGAATTATGGCAGACTCAGCAAGAATTCGAGCGAGGAAAATTTGAGCACTAATGCATTAAACTTTGAGGCTTGTTTAGGTAATCGCCACAGGTTGTCAATGGAAGAAATCTTGAGGGTTGCTGCAGAAAG GTACATACAGTACTCCACTAGAAAGCTAGATGGTCTTTCTAGGTTTATCCACCCTTATGGTTCGGCACTCTCAGGCCTTTGTATGGAGGAAACAAGGGACGTGGAACTTGTCCACCACCTTCTAGCAGCAGTAGAAGAAGTAAATAACCAGCAATTCCATCTAGCTAGCAAACTGATTTCTCGTTGTATGTGGGTGGCATCAGATTCAGGTACTCCGGTCCAGAGACTTTCTTTCTATTTTGCTAAAGCTTTAGAGGAAAGGATTCATCGATCAACTGGGAGATACACATGTACGGATGAAGATCGCCACCtcaaatatataaaaactaaGTCATTGGGTACCAACGCTACCTCCTTGACCTGCCACCAACTAATTCCCTTCAATCAAGTGATGCAATTTGCAGCAGTTCAAACAATTGTTGAAAACGTCAAAAGTGCGAAAAAGATCCATTTGATTGATTTTAATATCAGAAGTGGAATTCAGTGGATAGTCTTGATACAAGCTCTTGCAGAAAAAGGTGACAGTCCAATTGAGCTTCTCAAAATAACTGCAGTTGGAAGCACAGAGAAAGAGAACTATGAAGTAACAGGCAACACATTACACAGTTTCGCCAAGTCCTTAGGTCTGCCATTTTCATTTGATATAGTTTTTGTCTCGGACATGAAAGATTTCAAGAAAGAATCAATCAACATTGAAACAGATGAAACTGTCGCTGTTTATCTGAACTTTATATTGAGGACAATGATACCAAGACCAGATTGTTTGGATAATTTGATGAAAGTAGTCAGAAGTATTAGACCAACAGTTATTGTTGTTGGTGAAGTCGAAGCAAACCATAATTCACCATCATTTTTAAACCGCTTTATTGAGACACTTTTCTTTTACAGTGCATTTTTTGATTGCTTTGAGGACTGCATGGATCGAGACAGTCCATGTCGAACAACGATTGAAGAGGTGTATTTTGGTGAAGGTGTTCGGAACATCGTGGCAGCTGAAGGTGAGGATAGGTTCACCAGGAATGTGAAGCTTGAAGTATGGAGAGCATTCTTTGAAAGGTTTGGTATGATGGAAGAAGAGCTTAGTGAATCATCTTGGTATCAAGCTGATCTGATTCTCAAGCAATTTGCCCAAAGCAGTTCTTGTGATCTTCACAAGGATGGGAAAGGCCTCATTATTGGATGGAAGGGAACTCCAATTCATTCTCTATCCATTTGGAAGTTcttgtaa
- the LOC107859233 gene encoding DELLA protein RGL1-like has protein sequence MSNPLFHLASFTSNQIPESDGSLRGCRVNIAKSDNHLSVMEDSKDIQNFYTNYGFYQGYAVNQQEQEMNKQQQEMNVYAAHSADQLSQGEVKLNSLETGSNVGEVPFLSLAPFELLRNNPSKHKNTEGDKARDVNGGANVHQKLSAMHIMRLAGERFIQFSSNKFININNLLHPYGSALSYLSTEDNQDVELAQILLAAAEKVSEQQYDRARKFLSQCQLLASKAGNTVQREVFYFAQALGERIDRETGILTPKISAETNELNSICTAPRLHASHVALHQEVPFTQVVHFTGIQAILESVATKPKVHLIDFHIRTGVQWASLIQAAAERKDNPIEHMNITVIESVNKQRVEKTGKSLESFATSLNFPFSFKIVFLPDRNQLTKDHFYIEPDEGVVIHAAFFLRAMICEPNCLETAMRVVKQLQPSLMVVSEVEANLNSPVFVHRFIDSLFYYSALFDCLEDVMKRDDQHRMTIEESYGGGILNIVGSEGKERVIRSVNLDVWRSFLGRFGMEEVKLSDTCLYQANLIIQQFDCRDSCSADMNGGSLAVSWKGTPIYSTSAWKFH, from the coding sequence ATGTCCAATCCCTTGTTCCATCTAGCATCATTCACATCCAACCAAATCCCAGAGAGTGATGGTTCTCTCAGAGGTTGTAGAGTAAATATTGCTAAGAGCGACAATCATTTATCAGTTATGGAGGATTCTAAAGACATCCAGAACTTCTATACCAACTACGGGTTCTATCAAGGATATGCAGTcaatcaacaagaacaagaaatgaataaacaacaacaagaaatgaATGTATATGCTGCCCATTCTGCAGATCAATTAAGTCAAGGAGAAGTGAAGCTCAATAGTCTAGAAACAGGAAGCAATGTGGGCGAGGTACCTTTTTTATCTCTAGCTCCTTTTGAATTGCTGAGGAACAATCCAAGCAAGCACAAGAATACTGAAGGAGATAAAGCTAGAGATGTGAATGGCGGAGCCAACGTGCACCAGAAGCTCTCAGCTATGCACATCATGAGGCTAGCTGGAGAAAGATTTATCCAGTTCTCTTCCAACAAGTTCATTAACATAAACAATCTCTTGCACCCCTACGGTTCCGCTCTCTCATACCTTTCTACTGAAGATAATCAAGATGTAGAGCTTGCTCAAATCCTCCTAGCTGCAGCTGAGAAAGTTTCTGAACAGCAATATGACCGCGCAAGGAAATTTCTAAGTCAATGCCAACTACTTGCATCAAAAGCAGGTAATACTGTGCAAAGAGAAGTCTTTTATTTTGCACAAGCACTTGGAGAGAGGATCGACAGGGAAACAGGAATTTTAACGCCAAAAATCAGTGCAGAAACCAATGAACTTAACAGTATCTGTACTGCACCAAGATTGCACGCCTCACACGTAGCATTGCATCAAGAAGTTCCATTCACACAAGTGGTGCATTTCACAGGAATTCAAGCCATACTAGAAAGTGTAGCAACAAAACCCAAAGTTCACCTAATTGATTTCCATATCAGAACAGGAGTACAATGGGCATCCTTGATCCAAGCAGCCGCAGAGCGAAAAGATAACCCAATCGAACATATGAACATCACAGTTATCGAATCAGTCAATAAACAAAGAGTAGAGAAAACAGGCAAATCTTTAGAGAGTTTTGCTACGTCCTTGAACTTCCCCTTCTCATTCAAGATTGTCTTTTTACCAGATAGAAACCAACTAACCAAAGACCATTTTTACATAGAACCTGACGAAGGGGTAGTAATTCACGCAGCATTCTTTCTACGCGCAATGATATGCGAACCCAACTGTTTAGAAACAGCGATGAGAGTTGTAAAACAGTTGCAGCCATCACTAATGGTAGTATCAGAAGTAGAAGCAAATCTGAACTCACCTGTATTCGTGCACCGCTTCATAGACTCGTTATTCTATTACAGTGCATTATTTGATTGCTTAGAAGATGTAATGAAGCGGGATGATCAACACAGGATGACAATAGAAGAGTCATATGGAGGGGGGATTTTGAACATAGTAGGAAGTGAAGGCAAAGAAAGGGTAATAAGAAGTGTGAATCTTGATGTGTGGAGGTCATTCTTAGGGAGGTTTGGAATGGAGGAAGTAAAGCTGAGTGATACATGTTTGTATCAGGCTAACTTGATTATTCAGCAGTTTGATTGTAGGGATTCTTGCAGCGCGGACATGAATGGTGGGTCTTTAGCGGTCAGCTGGAAAGGAACTCCAATCTATTCCACTTCTGCTTGGAAATTCCATTGA
- the LOC107840780 gene encoding uncharacterized protein LOC107840780: MDSNKKLVSLMDSFSNLLKEPFQFCTTILLSLLFPLSFLILSRLSVAHYLIDLLGISTTETDNSDFSIKFFIQPNLIFLHVLVPLVSVAALTHSLTGRTSCFLKRTLEPVSRPRLYTAWIFLCILQICVGLGIEGSIAAGVDAHDFGHERGFLTRAIFFLGLHETMFFWSKTVVKPVVDDTVFGFARENRWAEKAALAMSFGGLWWWRLRDEVESLVAVVEKKRDLFISIGLADFVGWWLYYLTVTIGMIKIVKSLIWVVCVLFGRRVVVDIDNNVGDSRSNDEKV, translated from the exons ATGGATTCAAACAAGAAATTAGTTTCCCTTATGgattctttttcaaatttattgAAAGAGCCATTTCAATTTTGTACAACTATTCTCCTCAGccttctttttcctctttcatTTCTTATACTTTCTAGGCTATCAGTTGCTCATTATCTCATTGACCTTTTAGGTATTTCCACAACAGAAACAGATAATTCTGATTTCTCAATCAAATTTTTCATTCAACCCAACCttatttttcttcatgttctTGTTCCTCTTGTCAGTGTTGCTGCACTTACACATAGCTTAACGGGTCGTACCTCGTGCTTTCTGAAGCGTACGCTAGAGCCTGTCTCGAGACCACGACTCTACACCGCGTGGATTTTCCTTTGCATATTGCAAATTTGCGTTGGCTTGGGAATCGAAG GTAGCATAGCTGCTGGAGTAGATGCCCATGATTTTGGTCACGAAAGAGGATTCTTGACAAGAGCTATATTCTTTTTGGGCCTACATGAGACAATGTTTTTTTGGTCCAAAACAGTTGTGAAGCCAGTGGTGGATGACACAGTTTTTGGCTTTGCAAGGGAAAATAGATGGGCTGAAAAGGCAGCATTGGCAATGAGTTTTGGTGGGCTTTGGTGGTGGAGATTGAGAGATGAAGTTGAGTCCTTAGTGGCTGTGGTGGAGAAAAAAAGAGACTTATTTATTAGTATTGGATTGGCTGATTTTGTTGGTTGGTGGTTGTATTATTTAACTGTTACAATTGGTATGATCAAAATTGTTAAAAGTCTTATTTGGGTAGTTTGTGTGTTGTTTGGGAGAAGAGTTGTTGTTGACATTGACAATAATGTTGGTGACTCTAGGAGCAATGATGAGAAGGTATGA
- the LOC107840788 gene encoding peroxiredoxin-2B, with product MAPIAVGDVIPDGTVSYFDEQDQLQSVSVHSLAKGKKVIMFAVPGAFTPTCSTKHVPGFIEKADLLKSKGVEEILCVSVNDPFVMKAWAKTFPENKHVKFLADGAGKYTHALGLELDLSEKGLGVRSRRYALLVDDLKVKVANVESGGEFTVSGADEILKAL from the coding sequence ATGGCTCCGATCGCCGTTGGTGACGTCATCCCCGATGGTACCGTGTCTTACTTCGACGAGCAAGATCAGCTTCAGAGCGTGTCCGTACACTCACTTGCTAAGGGCAAAAAGGTAATTATGTTCGCCGTTCCTGGAGCTTTCACTCCGACATGCAGCACGAAGCATGTCCCTGGGTTCATTGAAAAGGCTGACTTGCTGAAATCAAAGGGCGTTGAAGAAATCCTCTGTGTTAGCGTCAATGATCCTTTTGTCATGAAGGCATGGGCGAAAACCTTCCCTGAGAACAAACATGTGAAGTTCCTTGCTGATGGAGCTGGAAAATATACACATGCTCTTGGTCTGGAGCTGGATCTGTCGGAAAAGGGACTTGGTGTTCGATCCAGAAGATATGCCCTTTTGGTTGATGACCTTAAGGTGAAAGTAGCTAATGTTGAATCTGGAGGGGAGTTTACCGTCTCTGGTGCTGATGAAATACTCAAGGCTCTTTAA